From Bdellovibrio sp. KM01:
ATTCGCTGTAGTGTTGCTTCTATTGGTTCTAATGGTTGCAATCATCGCTGCGGTTATCTACATGGAAGTCGCTCAACGTAGAATTACAGTTCAGTATTCTCAACGTGCGGGTGGCGGCGGTATGCAGTCTATGCAGACTCCTACAAGCCATCTTCCAATTAAAATCAACTTCTCTGGGGTTATCCCACCGATCTTCGCGAGCTCTTTGCTAATGTTCCCTGCGACAATGGCTCAGTTCGTACACACTCCATGGTTGAAAGCGCTTCAAGATTCTTTGAATCCTTCGGGCACAATTTTCAACATCATGTTTGTGGCTTTGATCGTATTCTTCTCTTTCTTCTATACTGAAATCGTGTTCAACCCGAATGAAGTAGCTGATAACTTGAAAAAGTACGGCGGTTTCATTCCTGGGGTTCGTGCTGGTAAGAGCACAGCTGATTACATCCAAAAAGTTCTAGAGCGCGTGAACGTATTGGGTTGTATCTATCTTTCTGCGATCTGCGTGATGCCAGGTATCTTGGCTTCTCAAATGAGTCTTCCGTTCTACTTCGGTGGTACGTCACTTTTGATCTTGGTCGGTGTTGCTTTGGATACTGCTCAGCAAATCCAATCTCACATGATCACTCAAAAATATGAGGGTTTCATGAAGGGTGCTAAAATCCGCAGCAGAAGGGTTCAATTTTAATGAACCTGATTCTGTTTGGAGCCCCGGGGGCTGGTAAAGGTACGCAATCTGAGTTGTTAATCAAACGCTTAGGTATGACTCAGATCAGCACTGGGGATTTATTCAGAGCGGCAATCAAGGGCCAAACGGAC
This genomic window contains:
- the secY gene encoding preprotein translocase subunit SecY, whose protein sequence is MSAIESIAKNSDLRKRIFFTLALLAVYRIGVHVPTPGVDGTAVLSFFQAQAHGIFGLFNTFTGGALSQFSVFALGIMPYISASIIFQLLTSAVPMLESLKKEGEAGRRKINQYTRYATVALAIVQGYGISTWLMNSTSPDGRSLVIAPTVAFLPFQLMTIITLTAGTCFIMWLGEQITERGIGNGSSLIIFTGIAAAIPQGGQRLWELVASGEMKFAVVLLLLVLMVAIIAAVIYMEVAQRRITVQYSQRAGGGGMQSMQTPTSHLPIKINFSGVIPPIFASSLLMFPATMAQFVHTPWLKALQDSLNPSGTIFNIMFVALIVFFSFFYTEIVFNPNEVADNLKKYGGFIPGVRAGKSTADYIQKVLERVNVLGCIYLSAICVMPGILASQMSLPFYFGGTSLLILVGVALDTAQQIQSHMITQKYEGFMKGAKIRSRRVQF